A single region of the Lotus japonicus ecotype B-129 chromosome 4, LjGifu_v1.2 genome encodes:
- the LOC130712808 gene encoding uncharacterized protein LOC130712808, whose protein sequence is MAEDLAIATGSSTNKPPFFDETEYPYWKTHMQLFIESSNYKLWEIIENGNIVHKDDAGEPIKKDQLTEVQRKDYQLNTKAKLFLLCALSKSQLDKVDGLATAKEVWEALGLAYEGTANVKQAKVSLLVAEYETFKMKENESIVDMFGRFQTVVNGVRNLDHLLGSLKVHEIELAHDDGLKKQKNIAFKANSSKVVQIKEQYEEEESSEELSEYEQALFNRKFKRMWIKQQRGKGSSKKDNKRESSLKKKPFTHKGESGSSADKSNITCFECKKPGHIKADCPRLAKTSIKKSYYKKKKALAAGWDDSEDGSEDDDEDAHFALMASVNSSDDDEDDEVKPENLKEEFNELLEHSYTLSEKYKALKKQFAKLQQEHEKVLTEKNNIVQENNVLKKQDSTKEVVALKKRVKF, encoded by the exons atggcagaagatctaGCAATagctacgggctcatccaccaacaagcctccatTCTTTGATGAaaccgaatatccctactggaagacTCACATGCAACTATTCATTGAGTCCTCAAACTACAAACTGTGGGaaatcattgaaaatggcaacatcgtaCACAAAGATGACGCTGGAGAACCTATCAAGAAAGATCAACTGACAGAAGTAcaacgcaaagactatcaactTAACACAAAAGCAAAGTTGTTCCTTCTATGTGCACTGAGTAAATCTCAGctggacaaagttgatggactaGCAACAGCCAAAGAAGTctgggaagctctagggcttgcctatgaaggtacagcGAACGTCAAACAAGCCAAAGTGAGTTTACTTGTGGCTGAATATGAGACCTTCAAGATGAAAGAGAATGAAAGCATTGTTGACATGTTTGGAAGATTCCAAACCGTCGTTAATGGTGTTAGGAATCTTGATC ATCTCCTcggatctctgaaggttcacGAGATAGAACTTGCCCATGACGATGGactgaagaagcagaagaacatTGCGTTCAAAGCCAATAGTTCCAAAGTTGTTCAAATAAAGGAGcaatatgaagaagaagaatcctcAGAAGAACTATCAGAGTATGAACAAGCTCTCTTCAACAGAAAGTTTAAGAggatgtggatcaaacaacaaagaggaaaaggttCATCAAAGAAAGACAACAAACGAGAATCAAGTCTGAAAAAGAAACCTTTTACACACAAAGGAGAAAGCGGCTCAAGTGCAGATAAAAGCAACATTACTTGCTTTGAATGCAAGAAGCCAGGTCACATCAAGGCGGACTGTCCAAGACTAGCCAAAACGTCTATCAAGAAGTCATactacaagaaaaagaaagcctTAGCAGCTGGATGGGATGATTCTGAGGATGGttcagaagatgatgatgaagatgcacATTTTGCACTCATGGCATCTGTAAACAGTTCAGACGATGATGAGGACGATGAGGTAAAACCTGAAAAccttaaagaagaattcaatgaATTGCTTGAACACTCTTATactttatctgaaaaatacaaaGCCTTAAAGAAACAGTTTGCTAAGCTACAACAAGAACATGAAAAGGTTTTGACAGAAAAGAATAATATCGTTCAAGAAAATAATGTTTTGAAGAAGCAAGATTCTACTAAGGAAGTAGTTGCTTTAAAGAAAAGAGTTAAGTTTTaa